From the genome of Azospirillum brasilense, one region includes:
- the ykgO gene encoding type B 50S ribosomal protein L36 — protein MKIVNSLKSMKTRHKACRVIRRKGRVYVINKQNPRFKARQG, from the coding sequence ATGAAGATCGTTAACTCTCTCAAGTCGATGAAGACGCGCCACAAGGCCTGCCGCGTGATCCGCCGCAAGGGCCGCGTCTACGTCATCAACAAGCAGAACCCGCGCTTCAAGGCCCGCCAGGGCTGA